In the genome of Serratia symbiotica (Periphyllus acericola), one region contains:
- a CDS encoding single-stranded DNA-binding protein gives MASRGINKVILVGNLGQDPEVRYMPNGGAVANITLATSESWRDKTTGEKKEKTEWHRVVLFGKVAEVAGEYLRKGSQVYIEGSLQTRKWTDQAGAEKYTTEVVVNIGGTMQMLGGRQGGGAPAGGGQGGWGQPQKPQSSNAFSGGQKGLPAQNNASVASSNEPPIDFDDDIPF, from the coding sequence ATGGCCAGCAGAGGCATAAATAAAGTAATTCTGGTCGGGAATCTGGGCCAGGATCCAGAAGTTCGTTACATGCCGAATGGGGGGGCAGTGGCCAACATTACCTTGGCGACCTCCGAAAGCTGGCGTGACAAGACAACTGGCGAAAAGAAAGAAAAAACCGAGTGGCACCGTGTGGTGCTCTTCGGCAAGGTGGCCGAAGTGGCGGGCGAATATCTGCGCAAAGGTTCACAGGTGTATATCGAAGGCTCCCTTCAGACGCGCAAATGGACCGATCAGGCCGGCGCAGAAAAATACACCACCGAAGTGGTGGTTAACATTGGTGGTACCATGCAGATGCTGGGCGGTCGCCAGGGCGGCGGCGCTCCAGCAGGCGGAGGTCAGGGTGGTTGGGGTCAGCCCCAGAAACCGCAGAGTAGCAACGCGTTCAGCGGTGGCCAGAAGGGTCTCCCAGCACAGAACAATGCTTCTGTGGCCAGCAGCAATGAACCGCCAATAGATTTTGATGATGATATTCCGTTCTGA